The genomic interval ACTACCGCCTTTTTTTGTAGTCTCTCCTGTTCCTGTCAGCATACCAAGCACCCCAACGTTTCTTACCTTCTGCTCCACATGCTCAGTTCTCTCCACAACAGCCTGCTTTGCCTGTGCTCGTGTTGCGGGTGGGGCTTTTTGTTCACTCAGATCTGATTCACCCTTTGCCGCGTCCCTTTCTGTTCCGGCTTTTTTAATAGCCTCAGAAACAGTTTGCCCCCTTGGCGGTGGTCTGTCAACTATAAGGCGTGCAAACCTCTCAGGAACCCTTTCAATTTCAAGCGGGTCTTCCTGCTCTATCTCAATTGTGCTTGAATACATTATAAATGCGATGTGAAGCAGGATGGAGAAAAGCACAACAGCTATAAAACGGGGGTTCAGAGAATTCCAAAAAGATCCCCTGACCTCTTCTATCATATAGTTCAGACCGTAAGTGGCCGCCCCTGCCACATAAACTCCATCCTGTTCTCTCAACTTATCCCTCTCTTTGACGAACAGCAAGAGAAAACTGATTGAACTGCTGCTGTCCACAGGTATACATGATTTTCTTCAGCAAAGCGAACCTGATTCTCTTGTCTCCCTGTATCATCACTTCACCTTTGAATTCTGTATCATCCGACAAAATGCTGATTCTCTCGGTAGCTTCTCTTCTTCGTCTGAGCCACTCGTAAAGCTGAGGAATAACCAGATCATCAGACTCAAGTACCTCATCGACTTCAGCCAAGACGGTATTTTCCGCCATTATGTAACGATTATTCACCACAATTGTCACCATCAGCTCCGGAAATTTTTCTGCACTTGACTCAGGCAGGAGCAAATCCTGGCTGATTGTGATAATTTCTCCCTGCGCAGAAAAACTTTTCAACAGATAGATAAGTAGAATTGTCATCACATCAATAAGTGATGTCATCTGTGGTTTGAACCCTTTAAGCTGAGTGTTACTTCTGGGCTTGCGCAGCTGTTTTTGCCTTCCCTTTGAAGCCGGAAAACTCATATATCCTCTTCTGATTCCAGTATTTTAAAAATTTTATCCAGATTAGTACCTTCAAACATGCCTTTTATAAAACTGTGCGGTTTTAAAAAGACAAGTCTGCGGTTTTCCTCTTCCAGAAGACGCCAGGAATAAATAAATGCCCCCAGACCATGGCTGTCAATAAAGAAGGTACGGCTAAGATCTACAACGATAGTACCAAAGGTATTCTTACAATAGTAATCAAGCTTCGCCATGAGTTTGCTGACATTTTCACCTGTAAGCTCACCAACAGGTGCCAATATAGGAACCTCTCCCTTTTTCCTGCAACGCATTTTCAGACCCATTAGCCCACATCTCCGGATAAACTGATATCAGGGAATTGCGCCTCTCTGCATATATCCATGAATTTAATTATATCATTGTAAATAATGTCCTCCTCCAAAACCAAAATTATACTGGTCTGAGAAGGGTACTGGAACTTTATGGCCCGTAGAATTGCCCTGAGTTGATCGAACTGATATTCACCCCTGACCCGCGGAACCAGATCAAGCTTATCCCCTGTTCCCACGATACGGAATCCACTTGACGTTACAACCAGTGAAATATCCAGATCCGTTCTCTCCTCCTGTGCAGTCTCATCCCCTTCCCCCGCCTGTGTGGAGGAAGGGAGCGAGAAATCAATAACCGCCAGATGTGTGAATACCGCCATTGAAACCAGAAAAGGGATCAGTACCATAAACAGATTCATCACCGGTGTAACATCGAGGTCAATCTGCTCCACATCTTTTCCTGTATTTTTTTTCGGCCGTCGAAATACAGGAAAAGCCTTTTTCATATCTTTATTTGAATCATCACCAGACATACGTACCTCTGCTAAGTTCTTCTCTGGGCAAATAGAAAGTTAAGCAGTCTGACCGAACTTTCATCAATTTCCTCTATAAGATTATTTGACTTGGCCCCAAGAACAGAGTACATGATCATACAGGGAATGGCGACAATCAGCCCCATTGCAGTAGTGTTCATGGCAATTGCAATGCCCTGAGCAAGCACAGTTGACTTTTGGGCCGGATCGGCAGCTCCAAGCGCCCCAAAAGCCTGCTGGAGTCCGAAAATTGTTCCAAGGAGCCCAAGAAGAGTAGAGATGTTGGCAAAGAGTGACAAATAATGAGTACGTCTCTGAATGCGGGGCAGCTCTCTGAGAGCAACCTCATCCACTGCATTCTGGATTTCCTGATCAGGCTCCTGTTGCATATAGTGCCACACAGCTGATTCCAAAATGGAAGCAAGTGGGTTTTCCATCCTTGCACAAAGCTGACATGCTTTCTCCGGTTCACCGTTTCGCACCAGTCGGGTAATTTGAGTAAGCAACGCTTTTGAGTTTATCCTGCAATGAATGTAGTAGTAGATAATACGCTCGATAATTACGGCGAATGAAAATGCCGATACAAAGACTATCGGGTACATCCAATTCCCGCCATCCTGAAAAAACTGAGCTACAACCTCCATTTAACCTCCTTAAAACATACTCGTTCACAGTTTTGGGGCTGATTATAATTATTTATCCCAAGCATCACCAAATTTTACCATTGATCTATCTCACTGTCAATGATCTGTTATATTAAGCCTTGGATTATGGGAAAAAGGCTGCATAATCTGTGGCTCAAAAGATTTTTTCAGTTCAATATTCCTGAATACCGGTCTTTCCTTGGGGAGAAAAATCATGACCTGCGGTTTATCTACCCGCCCTTCAATCTGAAGTCCCACAGTGAATGTGATGACACCCGGTTGTTCAATTCTGTAACTGACTTCCTCTTCTTCAGAAGATAAAGCCGGTATAGTAGATAATAACAGCATGGAGATTAGAAAAACAAATCTTTCACACCACTTCATTTTTCCTCCCTTAAATTGGAGCTGATTTCAGGAAACTGATAAACATCTTTTCGCGTCTGCTCAGGGGTAATTTCGCTATGCCCTGGAAGTCTGGGGACTAACTTATACGATTGTACCATGGCAGACATCAGGGGCAAAAAGCCAAATTCCCCATCTTCACCTTTTGATATTTTTACCGCAAGCATATTGTTTCCCCGACGCAATTGTCCTTTGAGATCAGCTCTTAACAGTCCACCCTCTGCACGGGAGAGCGGAAGTTTTTCATCATTGAGAAAAGCTGTAACGTCTCCAAACGCAGCCATTGAAAAAGAGGCATCGTATGGTACATCCTCAAGAGAAAACATTCTTCTGAAATAAACGGTTTCAGCTGGTATATACTCTTCACTTTCACTTAAATAATTCTGACCGTACCACATAGGAGACGGAACATTGTCTGCAATATCGGGGTTGACTAAAGATTCTGCTGCAACCCGATGCGGTATATCCCAGTAACTGTCATCGTAGCCACGCCTGAGCCACCCGCTTTCATCCTGAACATGATCTGTAACTCTCCACTGTCTTCCTGAAGAGAACCTAATTGTGATTACGGTATCGACCCTTTCACCATATGCAGCAGGATTTTCCTGAAACAGGCGGACATATGCATGCTTTAAATATTCGCCATCAGCGTAGTTGTTTTTTGCAAATTCAAGCACTGTGGAATAGATATCCAGAGCCTGTTCCTGAAGCTGAAGGCCTACATCTTCAAACCGTATCACGTACTCCTCTTTTTCATGCTCTGAGATATCCGAGGGAAATGGCGGGTTATATAAAGCCTTATTAGCAAGAAGATCGAAATATCTGCCTCTTTCAAAGAGAAGTGTAGCAATGCGCTCTCTTATCAGACGGAAATCGACACCCTCGATCCCATATGCCTCAGCTATTTTCAATCCTTTCAGATATGCATCCAGTGCTTGACTTTCATATCTTTCCACCTGTCCAGCCAACTGTGTCATGTAAACGAAACGCTCGTACCTGTCAAACGCCTCGGGCATAGGAGCATCACGGGCAATACGAACAATTTCAAAGTGATTGTCACCCACCGAAAGGGATGTGGAAGATATTTTTCTACTTGCCATATTATAAAATTCATCAATCTGGCTGTAAGTCGAACCCATTTCCAAAACAGTCAGGAACAGATCAATCGCTCTCTGCTGATACGGGGCGATTTTCTGAAGCAGCTGAAATTTTCGCGCCATAAGAGCCATACCCTCAAGATCTGTAACCGTTTCTGCATCGGTGGCAATCCTGGCCAATGACTTATAATTCTCTGCAGCCATAAAGGGTAAGGCGGTAATTTTACTTCTTGAGCGGGATATGTATTCATCCTCAAGTTTTTCCCTTATGCCTATCTCAACATTTCTCTCATGGTAATACAGAGCCTTATCAATGTAAAACCTCTCAACAGCTTCAGCTATGCCCAGTTCAAGAGTCAACTGTTCATCCAAACTGACATCAACGGGCCTTTGCTGTTTGAAAATGCCGTTTGCGAAATCCTCATGTGCCTGCCCAATCTGAAAAATACCACGTGTTGTCCACTCCAAAACCCCAAACTGGATAGCAGAAGTATAGGAATCCACAGCCTCTTCAAGTAACTCATTTTTTTCTCTCAGCAGAGTTCTGTATCTTGCCCTGGGGAGTACAAGCTCAACAGAGTTCATTCTTTCATGATAGATCTCTCCTATTGTAAACTGAGCTTTTGCTGCATAATAAGCGTTAAGCCCACTGGGTTCACTCATTCTCCTGAAAGTACTTACCGTGTGTGAAAACTGCCTGATCGCTTCGGCCTCTCTGTTTTGCATGTAAAGAGCAATCCCTCTCATGCACAACGCCTGGATTATCCTGTCAGCATCATTGCCAAATCTTCTGGAAAATTCATCGGTAACTCTCTCTGCGCTTTCCCAATCCTGTATTGTCCCGTACAATTCGCCAGCCCTGAACAATACATCTGCAGCATCTCTATGTTCAGGATAGAGCTGAACCATTCTTTCAAAAGTTGCAGCAGCCTCTCTGAACTTTCCACTGTTCTCGAAGCTGAACCCAGCATTGTATATCGCGCTTGGCGCAAGTTCAGACTGAGGATATCTTGCCACCAGGCGCAAATAACTTTCAGCAGCATTATCCCACTGATTAAGTTTCTCGTAACATTTGGCGATTCGAAACTGTGCTCTTGGCAAATGAGTGGAATTTTCGTATCTGTTGATAAGGCGCTGAAAGACAAGTATCGCCCTTGACCACTGCATCTGTCTCTCATAAGCCAGACCAGCATTAAGCAAGGACACGTCTGCAAATTTCACATCCGGAAATTCAATGGCGACCCTTTCATACTGTGCTGCTGCATTTGCAAAATTTTCCTGCTGCTCATACTGCTCAGCCTGTCTGAATATCGACTCAGCAATACGTATTATAGCTTCCCTGCTATCCTCTCCTTCGGGCACAGCATCTTTAAGTTTTCTGTACCAGCTCTGAGCATCCTCAAACCTTTGTTCCTCATAGTATGCCTGGGCAATCATCCTGATCGCTTCAAAGGAGTAATTTGTCTGTGGGTATTCTTGTACAATTTTTCGATACACACTTCGGCTTTTATCAAACATTCTGTTATTGTAATACAGTGATGCCTTTATGGCGATTACCTCAGGACGCTTGGGGCTTTCAGGGTTAAGTGCGAGATAGTTTTCAGAGGCCTGAAGCATCAACGATGATGCCCGGGACAGGTTTTGGCTTAGCTCAGGCTGCTCCCCGGTAACTTCTTCCGGGTCCCCGATTTTCTCCTTCGCCTTTTCTTCTGAGTCCGATAATTCCGGGCTCTGCTCCAGCACAACCCCCTCTTTCACAGATGCACATCCGCAAAGAAACAGAAACAACGTGAATACAAATATCTTTTTCATCTTGCAGCCTCCGCTTCCTGTCTGAGGAGGTTTTGTGAGGCCACAATTGCATTCCACGCCGCAGTCTCTCTGTACTTACTGTCAGGATAGCGTCTGGAAACAGCCATGTACTCTTGTGCCGCCCTTTCATATTCACCGAGAGAAAAAAGGATCTCAGCATAATTATAATGACACTCATTTGCCCTTGGAGAATCAGGGTAAGCCCTTACATACTCATCATATGCCTCCATGGCAGATTCATATACCTCAACAGAACTATTCTGCAACGCAAACTGATGCATCGCTATAGCAGCATCGTACAGATGTCTGGCAGCAGCACTGTCAGCCCTGCCTATCAGGTCCAGGTCCTGTTGCAGAGAGGCCCATTCCCCGTTGCGATTATACCTTTTGAAATATTCAAATTTCAATTCAGCGGACTGGTACACCGGCAAATCCCTTTCCCTAAGAGCTAAATACTCACTCTCAACGAAAGGACTTTTTCTATACTCCGGATAGGTCTGGAGCAGAGCAGCATACGTTTTTTGAGAAAGCTGATATCTTCCCTGCTCCCTGTAAACCGAAGCCAGGCGGTGGAGGACCTGAAACCCTCTCTCTTTGTCCTGAAGTCTCTCAACGAAGGCCATTGCACGCTCAAAACCCCTCTGCCCTGTGATATCTGTTTCGGAAAAACTTATCGCAATATAGTCCACACTTTCCCTTTCAAGCATTGCCGCTGCACCTCTGCCATCACCCAGTTCAAGCAAAGCAAGAAAGGAGCTTATGGCTTTATCGGGATTAGACAACCGATACTGCGTCCAGGCTAACTTGTAAAGTGCCTGATCAAACCATTCGCTCTGCGGGTATTTTAGTACAGCCTGATACTTTCTCAGTGCATTCTCCAATCGTCCTGTATCGAAATAGTGTTCTCCCGCATACATCCATGCCTGAGGAGCATGCACACTGCGGGGAAAATTTTGAGCCACATTTTTCATATAAAACAGTGCACTGTCAGGTTGTGAGAGATCAGAAAAACACCACGCCAGACTATAGGAAGCAGAAGCCGCGGTTTCTTCAGATGCATGCAGGGCTAGAACTTTCCTGAATTCTGAAATACTCAGGGAATGATTGATTTCAGGAGCAGCAGGCCTGCGCGGTTTAATCATATCTTTGCCATCATTGAAGAGTGAAATCTGCTCCATGTATTCAATCAGGTCAGTCTCATACTCTTCATACTCACGCAGATACCTTTCTGTCTCCCTCGAATAATAAAGTTCTCCAAGATGATATCTGAAATACGCTTCATCCTCAGGGCGGAGCGAAAAGCTGTTCAGAAAGTCATTTATTTGACTGGTCAGATTGCTGTAAGCTGTCACTTTATGCTTCTCTTCAAGCTGAATCAAAGAGTCTATCTGGAAAGAGAAAGTCTCACTTGTCGCATGGGATTGTTCATGATCCGGATCCTGAATGGATGAAAGTTGCTGCTGATAGCCGAGAACAGATTTGCGCCAATCCAAATACTCAAGTTCCCAGTTATACCTAAGCAGCCTCATCTCCACTTGCAAAACCAGGGTGCGATTGACAACATCTCTTATTCTCTGACGGTTTCTCCTTGAGTGGTGGATTTGAACAGCACCATTCTCAGCGTCCTCACCAATGACAGCCAAAAAGAGAGAATCTGCCCTATGAAGCATTATTTCCCTTTTGTCTGAGAAATCGCTCTCATGGAACGTACCGGTATGGTAATGCCGATTTATGAATTGTTGCACCCCTTCAGCCCTGCGATACAAAGAAGATATCCACTTGTGATCTCCTCTTTGCTCTTCCTGCAAATTTTCAAGTAAATTTTGCATCTGATTTATCGACCGGGTTAGGCGCTTGGACTCTTCAGGGGTCAGTCTGTTTTGCTTCCTTTCCTCAAGTTCATTGACCAGATTTGCAATCCGCCTCTCCTCCCTGTCTACAAAAAGAACTCTCTGCCATTCCCTTTGAGCTTTCTGAATGTAGTGCTTTGACAGAACGTAAGCTCCTTCTGCAGCATAGGCAGACTGTGGGTATAAATTGAGAAGTTTCCTTAAAGTCCTCTCTGCACTTTCATTCATACCCTTGCCAATATAACACCACGCAACCCCGTATAATATCCGGTCAATATTTTGATCTCCCTTAAGCAGTGCAAAATACTCCTCCAGAGCTCTGTCATAATGCCCCATCTCATAATCCATCTCAGCAATCGATATCCTGATATTTCTTGCAGCCTCTCTGTCTTTTTCACCCGAAGGTCTGAAGCGCAGAGCACTCTCCATAACATTTCTAGCCATAGAAGCATCTCCTGAGAGCAAATAACTCCGGCCCAAAGCATGCATTACATGCAAAGCATATGGGTGGTTTCTTGCAACCATAGCAGCAAGTTCACTATAGAGATTGCTCTCCGCCCCCGAAGCAATACCACCCTCTATAGTCAGCCATATCAGCAGGTTTCTCTCAGCCCCCCTGAAATCAGACATGTCAAGATCAGTTCCCTCTCTCCACAACTCATTATACCGCCCCAGTGCAAAGAGACTCTGAATTTTCATTGAAATTTTATGTTCGTCGATACCCTGTTTTTCAATCGAGGCAACAGCATCGGCATATCTTCCGGTCGAGAACTGAGCTTCTAAAATCAAACGTTTTAGTTCAGCGAGTTGTTGAGAATCCCGATAACGATTCATCATAAGCATCAGTCTTTCATACGCCAACTCGTTTTTTTCTTCACTGAGAAACTTTCTTACCCTGCGTATTTCGATATTAAACATAAAATCCTGATCTGCAGAGGAACTGTGCCTGACAATCTCATCCTTAATGGCTTCAAGTTTTTCTGATACTCTACCTGAACGCTGCCCCAATCCACTCCTGAGTATATCCAAAAACTCTTCAACTTCCGATACACTTTCTTTTCTCTCATACTTCATAACACCGGAAACATTATCAACTATAGCGATAACTCTATCAATATCTTCCCATACCCTGTCAATTTCCTTTAGGATACCGAGCATTTTTTCTATTCTCATCCTGCTTTCCTGCTCAAAAAAATCAAACATTCCATCCGCAGGTCCCGAGACAATCATCTCCCGCATGATCCCAACCGCCTCAACCAAAGGAGGCTTTAGAGCTTCTGTTCTTGTATTAAGTTGTTGATTTTGTCCCTCAGCAAAACTTATCATCCTATCGACTCTAACCATCAGTTCATCATCAAACCCAGTGACCCTTGCGGGAAAGAGCTGAAAGTACCTCAGGTCAACCAACATATCAGATATCGCACCTAATTCCTCATCGATAAGATTAATTTTGTCCCACTGGGAACCGAATCTCCTTACCAATGCGTCTCTTTGCTGCCAATCATAATCAGAGCGGGCATAAACGGAAAAAGACAAAACCAGAACAGCCAGCAACATAGTAGTCGCCACTTTTCCAACTTTGCCTATTTTAAGAAATGTAAACATATTTTCCGTTTCACTGTTCTGACTAATTAATCATCAGAAATACTTTCTATTCTTCGTTGAATTTCCTGAAGACGTTCTTTTGCATCTAAATTTTCATCTCTTGTTACCTCTTCCCTGATTAGAGTCTGCAGCCTCTCATCAAAGTCGATCCTCACCGGCTCTCGCTTTTTCTTCAAAAGCATATAACTTCTCAGCATCTCGGCAGTGTTTCGTCTATGCCGTATAGGGATAGTCAATGAGACATCAATTTTCCATTTCACAAACCAGGGATCGAAGGGATCTTTGATACCTCTTCTAACTTCATCTGCAAATCTGCTCGTATCTTTATTGTGCTCTTTATTATATTGATCATTGAGAAATTTCAGATGTTCACGGTTAATGCCAGACTGCTGATTTACACTTAATAAGAGTGGCAGAGAAACAGACAAAACCGCTCCACCCGGATATCTTACATTACCACCCAGTGTTAAGTAACTTGGGTTTTCAGTAAAATAAACCAGCCAGCGTTTATCCCCCATCTCAAATTCCTTTGGCTCGAGAAAGTTTTGAAAGGCTTGGAGTGAATAAGTGACAAACAGATCAAAATCGTAGGCACTGTAAATAATGCCCGCATCAATAAGATACTGGTAGTTGGTTCTCATATCCCTCTCAAGGGGCATCCTCAAACCCAGATTTGTAATCAGTCTCAAAGGGACTCTTCTATGACGAGCAATAAAGTCGATCTCATGGATCAGTCTCCCTTCTACAGCACCTCCTTCCAGCACATACCCATCCGGCATAAACCCACGATACCCTCCTATGGTAGGAGGTCCTTCCGTGAAGTTATGAACATATCCAAGTGACAGTGCTGTCCCGGAGAAACGAATATTATCATTGTCAGGAAGAGTCAGCTTTAATTCTCCAGAAACCGATCCCGGGCTAAAAGCCCAGGAGAGAGGTCTGGATTCCAGAGTAAAGCTACAGAAATCCAGCACCCCTACTCTCAACCGAGCCTCAGGAAAAGCCCTGGCATTTGAAACCCATCTCCTTTTCTCTCTTCTTATACTGTCTAGA from Chitinispirillum alkaliphilum carries:
- a CDS encoding Adventurous gliding motility protein S, with the protein product MSFPASKGRQKQLRKPRSNTQLKGFKPQMTSLIDVMTILLIYLLKSFSAQGEIITISQDLLLPESSAEKFPELMVTIVVNNRYIMAENTVLAEVDEVLESDDLVIPQLYEWLRRRREATERISILSDDTEFKGEVMIQGDKRIRFALLKKIMYTCGQQQFNQFSLAVRQREG
- a CDS encoding biopolymer transport protein ExbD, which translates into the protein MSGDDSNKDMKKAFPVFRRPKKNTGKDVEQIDLDVTPVMNLFMVLIPFLVSMAVFTHLAVIDFSLPSSTQAGEGDETAQEERTDLDISLVVTSSGFRIVGTGDKLDLVPRVRGEYQFDQLRAILRAIKFQYPSQTSIILVLEEDIIYNDIIKFMDICREAQFPDISLSGDVG
- a CDS encoding biopolymer transport protein ExbB, with amino-acid sequence MEVVAQFFQDGGNWMYPIVFVSAFSFAVIIERIIYYYIHCRINSKALLTQITRLVRNGEPEKACQLCARMENPLASILESAVWHYMQQEPDQEIQNAVDEVALRELPRIQRRTHYLSLFANISTLLGLLGTIFGLQQAFGALGAADPAQKSTVLAQGIAIAMNTTAMGLIVAIPCMIMYSVLGAKSNNLIEEIDESSVRLLNFLFAQRRT
- a CDS encoding TPR-domain containing protein → MKKIFVFTLFLFLCGCASVKEGVVLEQSPELSDSEEKAKEKIGDPEEVTGEQPELSQNLSRASSLMLQASENYLALNPESPKRPEVIAIKASLYYNNRMFDKSRSVYRKIVQEYPQTNYSFEAIRMIAQAYYEEQRFEDAQSWYRKLKDAVPEGEDSREAIIRIAESIFRQAEQYEQQENFANAAAQYERVAIEFPDVKFADVSLLNAGLAYERQMQWSRAILVFQRLINRYENSTHLPRAQFRIAKCYEKLNQWDNAAESYLRLVARYPQSELAPSAIYNAGFSFENSGKFREAAATFERMVQLYPEHRDAADVLFRAGELYGTIQDWESAERVTDEFSRRFGNDADRIIQALCMRGIALYMQNREAEAIRQFSHTVSTFRRMSEPSGLNAYYAAKAQFTIGEIYHERMNSVELVLPRARYRTLLREKNELLEEAVDSYTSAIQFGVLEWTTRGIFQIGQAHEDFANGIFKQQRPVDVSLDEQLTLELGIAEAVERFYIDKALYYHERNVEIGIREKLEDEYISRSRSKITALPFMAAENYKSLARIATDAETVTDLEGMALMARKFQLLQKIAPYQQRAIDLFLTVLEMGSTYSQIDEFYNMASRKISSTSLSVGDNHFEIVRIARDAPMPEAFDRYERFVYMTQLAGQVERYESQALDAYLKGLKIAEAYGIEGVDFRLIRERIATLLFERGRYFDLLANKALYNPPFPSDISEHEKEEYVIRFEDVGLQLQEQALDIYSTVLEFAKNNYADGEYLKHAYVRLFQENPAAYGERVDTVITIRFSSGRQWRVTDHVQDESGWLRRGYDDSYWDIPHRVAAESLVNPDIADNVPSPMWYGQNYLSESEEYIPAETVYFRRMFSLEDVPYDASFSMAAFGDVTAFLNDEKLPLSRAEGGLLRADLKGQLRRGNNMLAVKISKGEDGEFGFLPLMSAMVQSYKLVPRLPGHSEITPEQTRKDVYQFPEISSNLREEK
- a CDS encoding TPR-domain containing protein, coding for MLLAVLVLSFSVYARSDYDWQQRDALVRRFGSQWDKINLIDEELGAISDMLVDLRYFQLFPARVTGFDDELMVRVDRMISFAEGQNQQLNTRTEALKPPLVEAVGIMREMIVSGPADGMFDFFEQESRMRIEKMLGILKEIDRVWEDIDRVIAIVDNVSGVMKYERKESVSEVEEFLDILRSGLGQRSGRVSEKLEAIKDEIVRHSSSADQDFMFNIEIRRVRKFLSEEKNELAYERLMLMMNRYRDSQQLAELKRLILEAQFSTGRYADAVASIEKQGIDEHKISMKIQSLFALGRYNELWREGTDLDMSDFRGAERNLLIWLTIEGGIASGAESNLYSELAAMVARNHPYALHVMHALGRSYLLSGDASMARNVMESALRFRPSGEKDREAARNIRISIAEMDYEMGHYDRALEEYFALLKGDQNIDRILYGVAWCYIGKGMNESAERTLRKLLNLYPQSAYAAEGAYVLSKHYIQKAQREWQRVLFVDREERRIANLVNELEERKQNRLTPEESKRLTRSINQMQNLLENLQEEQRGDHKWISSLYRRAEGVQQFINRHYHTGTFHESDFSDKREIMLHRADSLFLAVIGEDAENGAVQIHHSRRNRQRIRDVVNRTLVLQVEMRLLRYNWELEYLDWRKSVLGYQQQLSSIQDPDHEQSHATSETFSFQIDSLIQLEEKHKVTAYSNLTSQINDFLNSFSLRPEDEAYFRYHLGELYYSRETERYLREYEEYETDLIEYMEQISLFNDGKDMIKPRRPAAPEINHSLSISEFRKVLALHASEETAASASYSLAWCFSDLSQPDSALFYMKNVAQNFPRSVHAPQAWMYAGEHYFDTGRLENALRKYQAVLKYPQSEWFDQALYKLAWTQYRLSNPDKAISSFLALLELGDGRGAAAMLERESVDYIAISFSETDITGQRGFERAMAFVERLQDKERGFQVLHRLASVYREQGRYQLSQKTYAALLQTYPEYRKSPFVESEYLALRERDLPVYQSAELKFEYFKRYNRNGEWASLQQDLDLIGRADSAAARHLYDAAIAMHQFALQNSSVEVYESAMEAYDEYVRAYPDSPRANECHYNYAEILFSLGEYERAAQEYMAVSRRYPDSKYRETAAWNAIVASQNLLRQEAEAAR